The DNA segment AGGCCGAGCGGGCAAAGAATGGGCGGGTCATTGGCATCACGGGCAGCGCGGGCAAGACCACCGCTAAGGCGTATGCGGCGGCGGCGCTGAAAGCCCACTTCATGCCCGTGTACAACACGCAGCCCGCCATCGCCTGCTTTCTGATCGAGTTCGGAGCCTCCGCAGGGCCACTGGTGGTAGAGATGGGCATTGACCGCCTGGGTGAAATGGCCGAACTGGTGGAACTGGTGCGCCCGGACGTGGGCGTGGTCACGGCGATTGGCCCCGCGCATCTGGAGCAACTGGGCAGCATCGAGAATATCGTGCGAGAGAAGGGCGAGATTCTGCGCGGTGTGCGCGGACTGGTAGGCGCTCAGGCCGCGCCGTTCTACAAGGGTACGGAGAGTTACGGCTTTGGGGACGTGAAGCACGCCGGGCAGGGCCTGGAGGTCACGCCGCAGGGCGCAACATTCACTTTTGAGGGAAGAGAAGTCACCCTGCCTCTGGCTGCCCGCGTGCAGGCCGAGGCAGCGGTGCTGGGGCTGCTGCTGGCGCGGGAAGCGGGTCTGGATTTAGAAGAGGCGGCGGCGCGGCTCTCGGAGGTCAGCGTGCCGGGTGGCCGCTACCGGGTCCACGCGGGGCGCTTCACAGTGATCGACGATGCCTATAACGCCTCGCCTGTGGCCGTCTCTGCCGCGCTGGACGCCCTAACGGGGATGCCAGGGCCAGGCCGCCGTATCAGCGTGCTGGGGCGCATGCTGGAACTGGGAGACACGGAGCAGGAGCTGCACGCGCAGGTGGGCCAGGAGGCGCGGGCAAAAGCGGACCTGACCTACGGCGTGGGCGCATTCGCCGCCGAGCTGGGCGAACGGGCGTTTGCCACGGTACCGGAACTGACCGCCGCCCTGCTTGCAGAAGTCAGGGACGGCGACGTGGTGCTGATCAAAGCCAGCCGAGGCATCAGCTTTGCGCCAGAAAAACGCGCACAGGAGGGCGTGGGACTGGACGTGGTGGTGGACGCGCTACTTGAGATGAGGGACAGGATTCAGTAACGGGCCTGTATCCAGTAACGGGACAGGGTTCAGTTGCGGGACAGGATCAAGGAGTCCGGCGCTGGAAACTGATCCAGATACGCCAGCGCCCGCTCCCACACACCCGGCGGAAAATAGCCGGGGGCGGCGTGATCATTGGCCGCACAGAATTCGGCCATTGGCACGGTGATGTCCTCCACGCCACCCTGCCAGTATGGGGCGTAGGCGGCGTGGTGGCGGCGCAGCAACCCCGCCTCGGACACGTAGCCCTGGGCATCAAATGCGGTCTGGCCGTCTGTGACGTAGATGTGGCTTCCGTCGAAATCGGGGGTGGGGTAGATGAAGCGGGGCCGGAAGCCTGCATGCGGATACGTTTCCAGAAAGGCGAAGGCCAGGATCTGGCACGCCCCCGCCGAGAAGAAGGCGACATCCGGGCGCTGGTAGCTCAGACGCGCGCTCTCAAACTGATCGCGGGTCCGGGCGAAGTGGGTGATGGGCTGCCTCATGTACCCCAGCCTAATGCCGGGAACAATGACTGTGATGCGCCGCCTCTTGCCACTGTCTTTGGGTCTGCTGCCGCTGGTGGCCTGCGCCCCAGCTCCAGCCCAGTCTCAGCCCGTCCGTCCGGCTGCCGTCGCCGCGCCCGCTGACCCAGGTTTCCGGGCTGCCTTTGCTCCCGAAGGCGTGGCCTGGGTTTCGGGCGGGCGGGCCTGCGTGGCGCGTGTGCCGTCATACCGCGTGAGCTGCCCCAACCTGCCCCCGGCGGTGGACGTGGGCTGGAACGGCGGGGACGCCTGGGCCGCCGTTCCGGGTCTGGGCGCGGTGATCACGCTGGACCGCGCTGCCCAGACCGCTCAGGTAGGCCGCGTGGTGGCCCTGAGCAATACCCGTGCCTACCGCGAGGACGGCACTGCCGTGACCTACGCGGGAGCGGCGGCGCGCGGCGTGATCGGTGCGCCGTCGGCGGCCATCACGGGCGGGGGCGGCCAGGATTACGTGCTGCTGGGCGGCAAGCTACTACGGGTAGCCGACGGCGCAGTGCTGGAAACTAGCGCGGGGCCGTATCTGCGCGCCACGCCCACCGGCGTGACATCGGCAGACGTTCCCGGCGTGACCACGGACTTCGGCACCTACCGGTTGGCGAACGGCGAGTTGCAGCGGCTGGACACGGCGGGAGGTGTGGTGGGCCGCGTGCCGCACGGGCCAGGAAGAATTGGGCTGGTGGGGGGCGATGTGGTCACGGTCAGCCCGCAGGGTGGGGTGCGCGTCTTCGGTGTAGACCTGCGTGAGCGGTAACAGCAAGTGGGGGTGGGGGGCTGGATACACCTGCCCGATTACATCTGCCCTGCGTGAATTGCTATGTACGAACTACCATGCGTGAATTGCTATGTACGAACTACCCTGCGTGAATTGCTCTGTGTGAACTACCCTGGGCCACCTGTTCTGTACCGATGATCAAGTCCAAACTGCACACACCCCTCTCTTCGCCCACATCCGTCTATTCAAGGCGGCCAGCGCAACCAGCGTCACATCCATTCCAGGCCATACTGTTCGGCGGGTCAGCTCTGCGGGGGCGTCTTCCCGCTCTTTCAACTGCCTGAATCTCCCCGAGGCCCTTCCACACACTTCTTAGAAAAGAGACTTTTTATTAACGCTTTCTGTTTTTTACTGCGTGGCAGAAAAACGGTCTCCATGCGTTCAGACCGCCCAGCGCATTCTGAGAGCCAGGCACGGTTTTTCACCGTGTCAGAGTTCGGTAAGCGCCGGAGTGGTTGCATGGAGGGGCCTATGGTAGCCGCAGCGTTCTGTCTTCCCGCCCGCCGTCCTTCGTCCCTTTTCCCCGTCTGGAACAGCTCCCGACAGATGAGCGCCTGCTAAAATCCACCCTAATCTGGAGGGAGAATGTCTAGTTTCGTACAACGTCTGCTCAACCCGCGCCCCGCTGCGCTCGGGGTAGAAATCGGCACCAGCGCCATCAAGGTGGTGGCGCTGCGGGCCGGTTCGCCGCCCTCGCTGCTGCACGCCGTGATGACGCCCACGCCCATCGGCAGCATGCAGGACGGTCTGGTCGTCGAACCCCAGGCCGTGGCCAACGAACTGCGCAAGCTGCTGGCCGAACACCGCATCACCACAAAATACGCGGTGACCGCCGTGCCCAACCAGTCGGCGGTCACGCGCAACATCATGGTGCCCAAGATGGACCGCAAGGACCTCCAGGAGGCCATCAAGTGGGAGGCCGAACGCTATATCCCGTACCCGATCAACGACGTCAGCCTGGATTTCGACATCCTGGACGATCCGGCCACCATCCCCGAGGACGGGCAACTGGAAGTGGTGATCGCCGCCGCCCCCACCGAGGCGGTGGCCCGGCAGATCGAGGTGTTGCGGCTGGCGGGCCTGGAACCCACCGTGATCGATCTGAAAAGCTTCGCGGCCCTGCGCGCCCTGCGCGGCAACCTGCTGGGCGAACACCTGACCAAAAGCACCCTGACCGGCACCAACTACACCGAATCCGGCGAGGTGGCGCTGGTCATGGAGATCGGCGCGAGCAGCTCGGTGATCAGTCTGGTGCGCGGTGACCGGGTGCTGATGGCACGCAACATCAACGTGGCCGCCGATGACTTCACCACCGCGCTGCAAAAAGCCTTCGATCTGGACTTCAGCGCCGCCGAGGACGTCAAGCTGGGCTACGCCACGGCCACCACGCCCACCGAGGACGAGGAAGACCTGCTGAATTTCGACATGGCCCGCGAGCAGTACAGCCCGGCGCGCGTGTTCGAGGTGGTGCGCCCGGTGCTGGGCGACCTGATCACCGAGATCCGCCGCTCGCTGGAGTTCTACCGGGTCCAGAGCGGCGACGTGGTCATCGACCGGACCTTCCTGGCCGGCGGCGGCGCGAAACTGCGCGGTCTGGCGGCGGCTATCAGCGACGCGCTGGGCTTCCGGGTGGAAATCGCCAGCCCGTGGCTGACCGTGCAGACCGATCAGGCCAACGTGGACACCGGTTACCTCCAGACCAACGCGCCGGAATTTACCGTGCCGCTGGGGCTGGCGCTGCGGGGGGTGAGTGGCCGTGGTTGAAATCAACCTGCTGCCCGCGCAGTACCGCAGGCAGTCCGCCCCCAGCGCGTGGCGCTACGCCACCTACGCCCTGCCCATCGCGCTGGTGGCCGCCATCCTGATCCCGGAAGTGGTCACCTCCACCCGCGTGGGTGACCTGAACCGCGAGCTGGACGCCCTGAACGGCGACGTCGCCGCGCTGGCCCCCGCCAAGCAGGAATTCGACACCCTGACGGCGGAGGCGCGCACCCTGGAACAGGTCACGTC comes from the Deinococcus sp. AJ005 genome and includes:
- the murF gene encoding UDP-N-acetylmuramoyl-tripeptide--D-alanyl-D-alanine ligase, translating into MLNPHAALPFSAAVHPDARPAARLTWDSREAGPDVAFVALPGETMHGNRFVDSALAAGAPFVLTDLDVPRAVRVPDAWAALKAWAQAERAKNGRVIGITGSAGKTTAKAYAAAALKAHFMPVYNTQPAIACFLIEFGASAGPLVVEMGIDRLGEMAELVELVRPDVGVVTAIGPAHLEQLGSIENIVREKGEILRGVRGLVGAQAAPFYKGTESYGFGDVKHAGQGLEVTPQGATFTFEGREVTLPLAARVQAEAAVLGLLLAREAGLDLEEAAARLSEVSVPGGRYRVHAGRFTVIDDAYNASPVAVSAALDALTGMPGPGRRISVLGRMLELGDTEQELHAQVGQEARAKADLTYGVGAFAAELGERAFATVPELTAALLAEVRDGDVVLIKASRGISFAPEKRAQEGVGLDVVVDALLEMRDRIQ
- the pilM gene encoding type IV pilus assembly protein PilM, which codes for MSSFVQRLLNPRPAALGVEIGTSAIKVVALRAGSPPSLLHAVMTPTPIGSMQDGLVVEPQAVANELRKLLAEHRITTKYAVTAVPNQSAVTRNIMVPKMDRKDLQEAIKWEAERYIPYPINDVSLDFDILDDPATIPEDGQLEVVIAAAPTEAVARQIEVLRLAGLEPTVIDLKSFAALRALRGNLLGEHLTKSTLTGTNYTESGEVALVMEIGASSSVISLVRGDRVLMARNINVAADDFTTALQKAFDLDFSAAEDVKLGYATATTPTEDEEDLLNFDMAREQYSPARVFEVVRPVLGDLITEIRRSLEFYRVQSGDVVIDRTFLAGGGAKLRGLAAAISDALGFRVEIASPWLTVQTDQANVDTGYLQTNAPEFTVPLGLALRGVSGRG